One stretch of Candidatus Binatia bacterium DNA includes these proteins:
- the hemL gene encoding glutamate-1-semialdehyde 2,1-aminomutase, translated as MARTLSAQMFSRAQRTIPGGVNSPVRAWKAVGGEPLFIQRGKGCFVWDIDGRAYIDYVGSWGPLILGHAAPEVLRVLSETMRDGTTFGAPTVREVELAEKVCGAVPAVEMLRLTSSGTEATMALLRLARAFTGRARVVKFDGCYHGHVDALLVSAGSGAATFSIPDSAGVPRPVAESTLVAQFNDMGSVEELFRRFPGEIAAVIVEPVVGNMGVIPPREGFLEELRECCQRQGALLIFDEVMTGFRVAWGGAQVRFGVSPDLSSFGKVVGGGLPLAAFGGRREIMELLAPVGPVYQAGTLSGNPLAVAAGLQTLEVLERPGTYDRLEELGKRLEQGLADALVRAGVRGCINRVGSMWTLFLGVSEVGNAEEARGVDRAMFAAWFHGMLEEGVYLPPSPFEAAFISLAHTEAEIDVTVAAAAKVLHRLAKS; from the coding sequence ATGGCGCGGACCCTCTCTGCTCAAATGTTCTCGCGTGCCCAGCGAACGATTCCCGGCGGGGTGAACAGTCCCGTGAGGGCGTGGAAGGCAGTGGGTGGAGAGCCGCTTTTTATCCAACGAGGGAAGGGGTGTTTTGTTTGGGATATCGATGGGCGGGCCTACATTGACTATGTCGGCTCGTGGGGCCCGTTGATCCTTGGGCATGCGGCACCGGAGGTGTTGCGGGTGCTCAGCGAGACGATGCGGGACGGTACGACCTTTGGCGCGCCGACCGTACGCGAAGTGGAGTTGGCTGAGAAGGTTTGCGGCGCGGTGCCGGCGGTGGAAATGCTCCGGCTCACCAGTTCCGGTACCGAGGCAACGATGGCCCTTCTGCGGCTGGCGCGAGCCTTTACTGGGCGTGCCCGCGTCGTCAAGTTCGATGGGTGTTACCACGGGCATGTGGATGCACTTTTGGTGAGTGCCGGCTCGGGAGCGGCCACGTTCAGCATACCGGACAGCGCGGGTGTTCCGCGCCCGGTGGCGGAAAGTACGTTAGTGGCGCAGTTTAACGACATGGGCTCGGTGGAAGAGCTTTTCCGGCGTTTTCCCGGCGAAATTGCCGCGGTGATCGTAGAGCCGGTAGTGGGTAACATGGGAGTGATTCCCCCGCGTGAAGGCTTCTTGGAAGAGCTCCGCGAGTGTTGCCAGAGGCAAGGGGCGTTGCTGATTTTCGACGAAGTAATGACAGGCTTCCGCGTGGCGTGGGGAGGGGCGCAGGTGCGCTTTGGGGTGTCCCCCGATTTGAGCTCGTTCGGCAAGGTTGTGGGTGGGGGCTTGCCGCTTGCGGCATTTGGTGGGCGGCGCGAGATCATGGAACTGCTGGCGCCAGTGGGACCTGTGTATCAGGCCGGCACCTTGTCGGGAAATCCTTTGGCGGTGGCCGCCGGGTTGCAAACTCTCGAAGTGCTGGAGCGGCCGGGTACCTACGACCGGCTGGAGGAACTCGGAAAACGGTTAGAGCAAGGATTGGCCGACGCTTTAGTCCGTGCCGGCGTTCGTGGTTGTATCAACCGCGTCGGTTCCATGTGGACATTGTTTCTTGGCGTAAGCGAAGTGGGTAACGCCGAAGAGGCTCGGGGTGTGGACCGAGCCATGTTCGCCGCGTGGTTCCACGGCATGCTCGAAGAGGGTGTTTACTTGCCCCCTTCACCGTTCGAGGCGGCCTTCATTTCGCTGGCGCACACCGAAGCAGAGATCGACGTGACAGTGGCTGCGGCGGCGAAAGTTCTGCACCGGCTAGCGAAGAGCTAA
- the recA gene encoding protein RecA: MTLDPNRERALDLALGQIEKQFGKGAIMKLGDQSQVRDIEVIPTGSLGLDIALGVGGVPRGRVIEIYGPESSGKTTLALQIIAQAQKLGGIGAFIDAEHALDVGYARKLGVRVEDLLISQPDHGEQALEIAETLVRSGAIDVLVIDSVAALVPRAEIEGEMGEPQMGLQARLMSQALRKLTATISRSKTIVIFINQIRMKIGVMFGNPETTTGGNALKFYASVRIDIRRVGSIKQGEEVIGNRTKVRVVKNKVAPPFKEAEFDILYGSGISKEGELVDLGADLGIVEKSGAWYSLDGERIGQGRENTKEFLRQHPDVALRLEDKIRTKMGLPPLAKEPPPAEPTRSDTKKSTRSA; this comes from the coding sequence ATGACTTTAGATCCAAACCGTGAACGAGCGCTGGACTTAGCCCTGGGCCAGATCGAGAAGCAGTTTGGCAAAGGGGCCATCATGAAACTGGGTGACCAGTCGCAGGTGCGCGACATCGAGGTCATTCCCACCGGTTCGCTAGGCCTCGACATCGCGTTAGGCGTTGGCGGTGTGCCGCGCGGCCGCGTGATCGAGATTTACGGGCCGGAGTCGTCGGGTAAGACGACACTGGCTCTACAAATCATTGCTCAGGCCCAAAAGCTGGGCGGCATCGGTGCCTTTATCGACGCGGAGCATGCGCTGGACGTCGGCTACGCGCGCAAGCTCGGTGTACGCGTGGAGGACTTGCTCATCTCGCAACCCGATCATGGGGAGCAAGCCTTGGAGATCGCGGAGACGCTGGTGCGGAGCGGCGCCATCGACGTGCTGGTGATCGACTCGGTGGCGGCTTTGGTCCCGCGCGCCGAAATCGAGGGTGAGATGGGCGAGCCGCAAATGGGCCTGCAAGCACGCTTGATGTCGCAAGCCTTGCGCAAGCTGACCGCCACGATCTCTCGCTCCAAGACGATCGTGATTTTCATCAATCAAATCCGCATGAAAATCGGTGTCATGTTCGGCAACCCCGAAACCACAACCGGAGGAAATGCTCTCAAGTTTTACGCTTCGGTGCGGATCGACATCCGTCGCGTCGGCTCGATCAAACAGGGCGAGGAAGTCATTGGCAATCGCACGAAGGTACGAGTGGTCAAAAATAAGGTTGCCCCGCCGTTCAAGGAAGCGGAGTTCGATATCCTGTACGGGAGCGGGATCTCCAAAGAAGGCGAACTCGTGGACTTGGGTGCGGACCTGGGCATCGTGGAAAAAAGCGGCGCCTGGTACTCCCTCGATGGTGAGCGGATTGGCCAAGGGAGAGAGAACACTAAGGAGTTTCTCCGCCAACACCCCGACGTGGCTCTGCGACTCGAGGATAAAATCCGAACCAAGATGGGCTTGCCTCCACTGGCGAAGGAACCCCCGCCAGCCGAGCCCACACGGAGCGACACAAAAAAGAGCACGCGGAGTGCTTGA
- the atpB gene encoding ATP synthase subunit a, with protein sequence MEHSFLWVSLIPGVRDLPVHTVHATLTMLLLVLWAWVARKQLQRVPDPVIPDATLTWRNAMEVFVEWFVGFIEGVLGPGGRKYLHVYATFFIFILTANLLGLFPGFSPPTSNFNVTFALGVTSLAFYVTFGLKQNGMAYLKHHLGPIIWLAPLMLPLEIADNLIRPVSLGLRLFGNMTGDHLVLEIFTDLTKLVIPVAFYVLGAFVSLVQAFVFTILSVVYLSLAIAEHEHHEEHGHAHS encoded by the coding sequence ATGGAACACTCGTTTCTGTGGGTGAGTTTGATCCCTGGGGTTCGCGATCTGCCAGTGCACACGGTCCATGCCACACTGACGATGCTGTTGCTCGTGTTGTGGGCGTGGGTTGCGCGCAAACAGTTGCAGCGAGTTCCGGATCCCGTCATTCCGGATGCCACATTGACGTGGCGGAACGCCATGGAAGTGTTCGTGGAGTGGTTCGTTGGGTTTATCGAGGGCGTCCTCGGGCCTGGCGGAAGAAAGTACCTACACGTGTACGCGACGTTTTTCATTTTCATTCTGACCGCCAATTTGCTCGGCCTCTTCCCGGGATTTTCGCCCCCGACGAGTAACTTCAACGTCACGTTCGCGCTCGGGGTCACGTCGTTAGCGTTTTACGTGACGTTCGGTCTCAAGCAAAATGGGATGGCTTACCTCAAGCATCACTTGGGACCAATCATCTGGCTGGCGCCGCTCATGTTGCCGCTGGAAATCGCGGATAACCTGATTCGGCCGGTCTCGTTGGGCTTGCGTCTTTTCGGCAACATGACGGGGGATCATCTCGTGCTCGAGATTTTCACGGATTTGACGAAGCTCGTGATTCCTGTTGCTTTTTATGTGCTGGGTGCCTTCGTTTCTTTGGTTCAGGCATTTGTGTTCACGATCTTGAGCGTGGTGTACTTGTCGCTGGCCATCGCGGAACACGAACACCACGAGGAACACGGTCACGCGCATAGTTGA
- a CDS encoding phosphate starvation protein PhoH — MSLESEVVETSRAEPELELSFPNPRVFQDLLGHHDEHLKTVERLLDVRIGVSGTSLHIVGDPIACELAGRVLNQLYAVVEKGYPVYSSDVDYAVRILSRDRNANLRDIFLDTIYISSHKRIITPKSIAQKEYIDAIREYDIVFGIGPAGTGKTYLAMAMAVAEIMKNNFARMILTRPAVEAGEKLGFLPGDLVEKVNPYLRPLYDALHDMVDFDRAQKMIERGVIEVAPLAFMRGRTLNDSFVILDEAQNTTSEQMKMFLTRLGYGSKAVITGDVTQIDLPAGRASGLKEAQQVLRGVEGIKFIVFSERDVVRHRLVQDIIAAYDRYESQRQAERTASRPSNGTSGDPGAES; from the coding sequence TTGTCACTTGAAAGCGAGGTCGTAGAAACCAGTCGCGCTGAACCGGAGCTCGAGCTGAGCTTCCCGAACCCGCGCGTGTTTCAGGACTTGCTCGGACACCACGATGAGCACCTGAAAACCGTGGAGCGTTTGCTCGACGTCCGCATAGGTGTGAGCGGAACCTCTTTGCACATCGTGGGGGACCCCATCGCCTGCGAGCTGGCCGGACGCGTGCTGAATCAACTCTACGCGGTCGTGGAGAAGGGCTATCCGGTTTACTCCAGCGATGTGGACTACGCCGTGCGGATCCTGAGTCGCGACCGAAATGCGAATTTGCGCGACATCTTTTTGGACACCATCTACATTTCCTCCCACAAGCGCATCATCACACCGAAAAGCATTGCCCAAAAGGAATACATCGACGCGATTCGGGAGTACGATATCGTTTTTGGCATCGGTCCGGCTGGCACCGGCAAAACGTATCTCGCCATGGCGATGGCGGTCGCGGAAATTATGAAGAATAATTTCGCGCGCATGATTTTGACCCGGCCGGCCGTCGAGGCGGGGGAAAAGCTCGGGTTTTTGCCCGGGGATTTGGTGGAAAAGGTGAATCCATACCTGCGCCCCTTGTACGACGCCTTACACGACATGGTGGATTTCGACCGCGCGCAGAAGATGATCGAACGAGGAGTCATTGAAGTGGCGCCGCTGGCGTTTATGCGCGGCCGAACTTTGAATGATTCGTTCGTGATCCTCGACGAGGCCCAGAACACCACGAGCGAGCAAATGAAGATGTTCCTCACCCGCCTGGGTTATGGCTCCAAGGCGGTGATTACCGGAGACGTGACCCAAATCGACTTGCCCGCTGGCCGAGCTTCAGGTCTCAAGGAAGCCCAGCAAGTGTTGCGCGGCGTGGAAGGGATCAAATTCATTGTATTCAGCGAGCGGGACGTCGTCCGCCACCGCTTGGTGCAGGACATCATCGCTGCGTACGACCGCTACGAAAGCCAGCGGCAGGCGGAACGCACGGCAAGCCGACCCTCGAACGGCACGAGCGGCGACCCGGGTGCGGAAAGCTAG
- the pilT-1 gene encoding twitching motility protein PilT, with protein sequence MHLDDILRRAVALGASDVLLKVGAPPAVRLKADLVPMPEAVPLSHEIVEAAVDTVLDDYHRRRFAAELQADLAYESPELGRFRVNVFRQRGALSMVVRIIPNKVRTVAELNLPPVVERIADERRGLILVTGTTGSGKSTTLAAMIDHINRTRQAHIITIEDPIEYTHRDQRSFINQREVGFDAVSFAAALKAALRQNPDVILVGEMRDLETIETAILAAETGHLVMSTLHTLDAPETITRAISVFPEHQRDQVRLILASVLKGIISQRLIPRADGQGMVPAVEVLVSNARVREYIADKEKLRDLREVIAQGHVSYGMQTFDQSLMALYQSGLITREEALKNATNPGDFDLKLRGISSTSDSRWDDFERREGIGGAPRVEIERF encoded by the coding sequence ATGCACCTGGATGACATTTTGCGCCGAGCGGTCGCGCTGGGAGCATCCGACGTGCTGTTGAAAGTTGGGGCCCCTCCGGCGGTGCGCCTCAAGGCGGACCTGGTTCCGATGCCTGAGGCAGTACCGCTTTCGCACGAGATCGTGGAGGCCGCAGTAGATACAGTCTTGGACGATTACCACCGGCGCCGTTTCGCGGCCGAGTTGCAGGCCGACCTCGCCTACGAAAGCCCGGAGCTGGGACGCTTCCGCGTCAACGTGTTTCGCCAGCGCGGCGCGTTGAGCATGGTAGTGCGGATCATTCCCAACAAGGTCCGTACGGTGGCGGAGCTGAACTTGCCGCCCGTGGTCGAGCGCATTGCGGACGAGCGCCGCGGTTTGATCTTGGTTACGGGCACCACGGGCAGCGGCAAGAGCACGACGCTGGCCGCAATGATCGACCATATCAATCGCACGCGCCAAGCCCACATCATCACCATCGAGGATCCCATCGAGTATACCCACCGCGATCAGCGGAGCTTCATCAATCAACGCGAGGTGGGGTTCGACGCGGTCAGCTTCGCGGCGGCCCTAAAGGCAGCCTTGCGGCAAAACCCCGACGTTATTCTGGTGGGCGAAATGCGCGACTTGGAAACCATCGAGACTGCGATTCTGGCCGCGGAAACTGGGCATCTGGTGATGAGCACGCTCCACACCCTGGATGCTCCAGAAACGATTACACGTGCCATCAGTGTGTTTCCGGAGCACCAGCGCGATCAGGTCCGCCTCATTTTGGCCAGCGTGCTCAAGGGCATTATCAGCCAGCGGCTCATCCCGCGCGCGGACGGCCAGGGGATGGTTCCGGCGGTAGAAGTGCTGGTGTCGAATGCGCGCGTGCGGGAGTACATTGCGGACAAGGAGAAGCTCCGCGACTTGCGCGAAGTGATCGCACAAGGCCACGTGAGCTACGGGATGCAGACTTTCGACCAGTCGCTCATGGCGCTTTATCAAAGCGGTTTGATCACCCGCGAAGAGGCTTTGAAAAACGCCACCAACCCTGGCGACTTCGACTTGAAACTGCGGGGAATCTCCTCCACCAGTGATTCCCGTTGGGATGACTTCGAGCGGCGGGAAGGAATCGGCGGGGCGCCCCGCGTCGAAATCGAACGCTTCTGA
- a CDS encoding competence/damage-inducible protein A — translation MIEKVALISTGDELTTGRTVDTNANFLADKLFTVGFEVVAVLVVGDESGRIGWAWRQAMEQAEVVISTGGLGPTADDLTTEALAQVTGRPLVLDEKVAESIRQRFAAMGREMPLNNLKQARFPQGATVLPNPLGTAPGFRLDVETPGGVRHLFALPGVPREMKPMFTEQVLPWLMERRGGEVVYLSRVFQTFGISESALDELVAGVVPAEHGRLSFRAAFPQISVRLTVRGRPEQAERDLEHWGNRLRERLGVYCYAEGEVSMEEAVGLELRRRGWRVAVAESCTGGLVGHRITNVPGSSAYFLGGVVAYSNEAKQSLLGVRAETLQRHGAVSPETAEEMAVGVQQRFGADAALSVTGIAGPEGGTAEKPVGTVCFGLVSGSDRFTRRYQLWGNREWIKLLASQIALDWLRRYALGAGLPETFRFR, via the coding sequence ATGATCGAAAAGGTAGCGCTTATCAGCACGGGGGACGAGCTTACCACTGGCCGCACGGTGGATACGAACGCCAACTTCTTGGCGGATAAGCTGTTTACCGTCGGCTTCGAGGTGGTCGCGGTGCTGGTCGTTGGGGACGAGTCGGGTCGCATCGGCTGGGCTTGGCGGCAGGCAATGGAGCAGGCCGAAGTGGTGATTAGCACGGGTGGCCTTGGTCCCACGGCCGACGATCTCACCACCGAGGCGCTGGCTCAGGTGACCGGTCGGCCCCTGGTGCTGGATGAGAAGGTTGCCGAGAGCATTCGCCAGCGATTTGCCGCCATGGGTCGCGAAATGCCGCTCAATAACCTCAAGCAAGCACGCTTTCCGCAAGGAGCCACGGTGCTGCCAAACCCCCTGGGCACGGCCCCGGGTTTCCGGCTGGACGTAGAAACGCCAGGAGGTGTGCGCCACCTGTTTGCTCTGCCTGGGGTACCGCGTGAAATGAAGCCGATGTTTACCGAGCAAGTGCTGCCATGGCTCATGGAGCGGCGTGGTGGGGAGGTGGTTTATCTGAGTCGGGTCTTCCAAACGTTCGGGATCAGCGAGTCGGCGTTGGATGAGCTCGTGGCGGGCGTGGTACCGGCGGAACACGGCCGGCTCTCCTTTCGAGCCGCTTTCCCCCAAATCTCCGTGCGGCTCACCGTACGCGGTCGCCCAGAGCAGGCTGAGCGCGATCTGGAGCATTGGGGGAACCGCCTACGCGAGCGCCTTGGCGTGTACTGTTACGCCGAGGGCGAGGTTTCGATGGAAGAGGCTGTTGGCCTTGAATTGCGCCGTCGCGGCTGGCGCGTGGCTGTGGCCGAGTCGTGCACTGGAGGGCTCGTGGGGCATCGGATTACGAACGTACCCGGCAGCTCCGCCTACTTTCTCGGTGGCGTGGTGGCTTACAGTAACGAGGCGAAGCAATCCCTTCTCGGCGTGCGTGCCGAAACCCTCCAGCGGCACGGGGCGGTCAGCCCCGAGACGGCTGAGGAAATGGCAGTGGGTGTGCAGCAACGATTCGGAGCGGACGCGGCCCTGAGCGTCACCGGTATTGCTGGCCCAGAGGGCGGGACGGCGGAAAAACCCGTGGGTACAGTGTGTTTCGGCTTGGTCAGTGGTTCCGACCGTTTTACCCGCCGCTATCAACTATGGGGTAACCGCGAGTGGATCAAGTTACTCGCATCGCAGATCGCGCTCGACTGGCTGCGGCGCTACGCCCTCGGCGCTGGGCTGCCGGAAACCTTTCGTTTCCGTTAA
- the pgpA gene encoding phosphatidylglycerophosphatase A, whose amino-acid sequence MNFLVRVFASVFFVGYMPVAPGTFGSAAAIPLSILQAALATAHPWAALAVFAAFVAVASGIAGRAEAVFGQKDSSRIVIDEVAGYLTATLFLPPSWEVLAVAFVLFRFFDVVKPFPAARIDRGLGGGLGVVLDDVVAGMYTQVCLRVLLALGWL is encoded by the coding sequence GTGAATTTTCTGGTTCGGGTTTTCGCGTCGGTGTTTTTCGTGGGCTACATGCCCGTGGCACCGGGCACCTTTGGGTCCGCAGCGGCCATACCACTGAGCATACTCCAAGCGGCGCTGGCGACCGCCCACCCGTGGGCAGCGTTGGCCGTCTTTGCCGCATTTGTGGCAGTAGCTTCGGGAATCGCTGGCCGGGCCGAGGCGGTGTTTGGCCAGAAAGATAGTAGCCGGATCGTCATTGACGAAGTTGCCGGTTACCTGACTGCCACGCTCTTTTTGCCCCCGAGTTGGGAGGTATTGGCGGTGGCCTTTGTGCTCTTTCGCTTCTTCGACGTCGTCAAACCGTTTCCAGCAGCGCGCATCGATCGGGGTCTGGGCGGAGGCCTCGGGGTCGTGCTCGACGACGTGGTTGCCGGTATGTACACGCAAGTCTGCTTGCGCGTGCTCCTTGCCTTGGGGTGGCTCTAG
- a CDS encoding RNA 2',3'-cyclic phosphodiesterase produces the protein MAKRWSPASRLSVGVAGTQAVKNTMVSDSRRIRTFIAVDIDSLLADRIAALQTALAKTKADVRWVERESWHITLKFLGPTLEEQIPQITDAIHRVAAECQPWPIELRGLGAFPSLRRPRVLWLGVRDEGRLAQAARALDDALAPLGFAPEERPFQPHLTIGRVRSLKGWEALEEQIKSLWEESWGEYRAQEIILYQSDLRPTGAVYTALWKTPLGKTKGEQK, from the coding sequence ATGGCTAAGCGGTGGTCGCCGGCGTCTAGGCTCAGTGTGGGGGTCGCCGGCACGCAGGCAGTAAAGAATACGATGGTGAGTGACTCGAGACGGATTCGGACGTTTATTGCAGTGGACATCGACTCGTTGCTTGCCGATCGGATCGCGGCCCTACAAACGGCGTTGGCGAAGACAAAGGCCGACGTGCGCTGGGTCGAGCGCGAGAGCTGGCACATTACGTTGAAGTTCCTCGGACCGACGTTGGAAGAACAAATCCCCCAAATCACCGACGCCATCCACCGGGTGGCTGCAGAGTGCCAGCCATGGCCCATCGAGCTGCGCGGGTTGGGAGCGTTCCCGTCGCTTCGGCGGCCGCGAGTCTTGTGGCTGGGCGTGCGGGACGAGGGCAGGTTGGCGCAGGCCGCTCGTGCCCTGGATGACGCCCTCGCTCCTCTGGGCTTCGCCCCAGAGGAACGGCCTTTCCAGCCGCACCTCACAATCGGACGAGTGCGGAGCCTCAAAGGTTGGGAAGCGCTGGAGGAACAAATCAAGAGCCTTTGGGAGGAATCCTGGGGGGAGTATCGCGCGCAAGAAATCATTCTCTACCAGAGTGACTTGCGGCCGACGGGTGCGGTATATACGGCTTTGTGGAAAACTCCGCTGGGGAAGACAAAGGGCGAGCAAAAATGA
- the alaS gene encoding alanine--tRNA ligase has translation MTGAQIRSHFVEFFRQRGHEFVPSASLVPESDPTLLFTNAGMVQFKNVFLGTERRAIPRAVNYQRCLRLSGKHNDLEEVGRDGYHHTFFEMLGNWSFGDYYKREAIAWAWELLTREWGLPKDLLYATVFRTDDEAAELWRTVTDIDPNRILRFDEKDNFWEMGDVGPCGPCSEIHIDRGPNACDRKHVAGHVCAVNAGCARFIELWNLVFIQYNRDERGQLQPLASRHVDTGMGLERVAAVLQNVPSNYDTDLFRPLIEFVESASRRRYGNTEMDDIAFRVIADHSRALTFLIADGVRPSNEGRGYVLRRVLRRAARHARHLGFGETFLWRMVGPVLQVLGEAYPEARGRQSEIEAVIREEEERFAETLDKGLELLEEEKQRLQARGVRTLPGEVAFRLYDTYGFPLDMTQDILRSEGITVDVEGFERCMEQQRQRAREARRVALEQAELLTDAFGVGATLESRFLGDFLYEAESEILALQSQGDLCPEVRAGAPVHVVVAETPFYPEGGGQVGDSGWIESEAGDLIEVRDTQKARGNLIVHIGEVRRGAFRVGQRVRLRVDRARRDAARLNHSATHILHAVLREQLGREVRQAGSLVAPDRLRFDFTYHGQLGDERLAAIEREVNARIRWNDPVWAEEMPYDEAVKAGALAFFGEKYGDVVRVIRIGEYSTELCGGTHVRRSGDIGLFKIRGEEGVAAGVRRIEALTAEGAWQWLHERERVLERAGALLRAPEGELPERLEKLLAQQREWERQLRQLQSQLAGRQTEALLQKARSVNGVRVVAEEVEGLDDASLRDLADQLRQRLGSGVVVLGTRRGDRALLLVAVTKDLAGRFPAGNIIKRIAPLIGGGGGGKPELAQAGGKAPEKLREALEAVFDIVT, from the coding sequence ATGACCGGAGCTCAAATCCGTTCGCACTTCGTTGAATTTTTCCGCCAGCGTGGTCACGAGTTCGTCCCCAGCGCTTCTTTAGTGCCCGAGAGCGACCCCACGTTGCTGTTCACCAATGCTGGGATGGTCCAGTTCAAAAACGTCTTTCTGGGCACGGAACGCAGGGCCATCCCCCGAGCCGTGAACTACCAGCGCTGCTTGCGACTTTCCGGCAAGCACAATGACCTCGAAGAGGTTGGGCGCGACGGTTACCACCACACCTTCTTCGAAATGCTGGGGAACTGGTCCTTTGGCGACTACTATAAACGCGAGGCGATCGCCTGGGCCTGGGAACTGCTGACTCGCGAGTGGGGCCTGCCAAAGGATCTCTTGTACGCCACCGTCTTCCGCACGGATGACGAAGCGGCGGAGTTGTGGCGCACAGTGACGGATATCGACCCGAATCGCATTTTGCGCTTCGACGAAAAGGACAACTTTTGGGAGATGGGCGACGTTGGACCCTGTGGCCCTTGCTCCGAGATCCACATTGATCGCGGCCCCAACGCATGCGACCGAAAGCACGTTGCCGGCCATGTGTGCGCCGTCAACGCCGGCTGTGCCCGCTTCATCGAGCTGTGGAACCTCGTGTTTATCCAGTACAACCGCGACGAGCGCGGGCAACTCCAGCCCTTGGCCTCGCGCCACGTGGACACGGGAATGGGCCTGGAACGCGTGGCGGCTGTGCTCCAGAACGTGCCGTCGAATTACGATACGGACCTGTTTCGGCCGTTGATCGAATTCGTGGAAAGCGCATCGCGCCGCCGTTATGGCAACACGGAAATGGACGACATCGCTTTTCGGGTCATCGCGGACCACAGCCGCGCGCTGACGTTCTTGATCGCGGATGGCGTTCGCCCGTCGAACGAAGGGCGCGGCTACGTGCTGCGGCGGGTGTTGCGGCGAGCCGCGCGCCACGCACGGCACCTTGGGTTTGGCGAGACCTTCTTGTGGCGGATGGTGGGGCCCGTACTGCAAGTACTCGGTGAAGCGTACCCGGAAGCGCGCGGGCGGCAGTCTGAAATCGAAGCCGTCATTCGGGAGGAGGAAGAGCGCTTCGCGGAGACGTTGGACAAGGGCCTTGAACTTCTCGAGGAGGAAAAGCAGCGGTTGCAAGCCCGCGGCGTGCGCACGCTACCGGGCGAGGTCGCCTTCCGGCTGTATGACACGTATGGCTTCCCGCTGGACATGACCCAAGACATCTTGCGCAGCGAGGGCATCACTGTCGACGTCGAAGGCTTCGAGCGCTGTATGGAGCAACAACGCCAGCGCGCCCGCGAAGCGCGACGGGTCGCATTAGAGCAGGCGGAGCTTCTCACCGATGCGTTCGGTGTCGGCGCCACATTGGAAAGCCGCTTCCTCGGAGACTTTTTGTACGAAGCGGAGTCGGAAATTCTCGCTCTCCAATCCCAGGGCGATCTGTGCCCCGAAGTGCGCGCCGGTGCCCCCGTTCATGTGGTCGTCGCCGAGACTCCTTTTTATCCGGAAGGAGGCGGGCAAGTCGGGGATTCGGGTTGGATCGAGAGCGAAGCGGGGGACTTGATCGAGGTGCGCGACACGCAAAAGGCACGGGGAAACCTGATCGTGCACATCGGCGAGGTCCGGCGCGGGGCATTTCGTGTCGGCCAGCGGGTGCGATTGCGGGTCGACCGCGCCCGGCGCGATGCCGCTCGGTTGAATCACTCGGCCACCCACATCCTCCATGCCGTGTTGCGCGAGCAACTCGGTCGCGAGGTGCGCCAAGCGGGCTCGCTGGTGGCCCCGGATCGGTTGCGGTTCGACTTTACGTACCATGGCCAACTGGGGGACGAGCGACTCGCGGCGATCGAGCGCGAAGTGAATGCGCGCATCCGATGGAACGACCCCGTTTGGGCCGAGGAAATGCCCTATGACGAGGCGGTCAAGGCCGGGGCGCTGGCCTTTTTCGGCGAGAAGTATGGCGACGTCGTCCGCGTGATCCGCATTGGAGAGTATTCCACGGAGTTGTGCGGCGGCACGCACGTGCGCCGGAGCGGCGACATTGGGCTGTTCAAGATCCGCGGCGAGGAGGGCGTGGCCGCAGGTGTACGTCGCATCGAGGCGCTTACGGCGGAAGGGGCGTGGCAATGGCTGCACGAGCGAGAGCGGGTGCTGGAGCGCGCGGGTGCTTTGCTGCGAGCCCCCGAAGGCGAACTGCCCGAACGCCTGGAGAAGCTCCTTGCCCAGCAGCGCGAGTGGGAACGTCAGCTCCGGCAGCTCCAAAGCCAACTCGCGGGCCGTCAAACCGAGGCCTTGTTGCAAAAAGCCCGAAGTGTGAATGGGGTGCGCGTCGTTGCGGAAGAAGTCGAGGGATTGGATGACGCGAGCCTGCGAGATCTGGCCGATCAGTTGCGGCAGCGACTGGGTTCGGGCGTGGTGGTGCTGGGAACCCGAAGGGGGGATAGAGCCCTGCTTCTGGTCGCCGTGACCAAAGACCTTGCAGGCCGCTTTCCTGCAGGCAACATTATTAAACGCATTGCCCCGTTGATTGGCGGCGGTGGTGGTGGCAAACCGGAGCTAGCACAAGCCGGAGGCAAGGCCCCAGAAAAATTGCGAGAAGCCCTGGAGGCGGTTTTCGACATTGTCACTTGA